In Pseudomonas sp. GCEP-101, one DNA window encodes the following:
- a CDS encoding SDR family oxidoreductase has product MQLKDKVIIITGGCQGLGRAMGEYLSGKGARVALVDLNAEKLDEAVTACKAAGGDARAYICNVANEEQVTHMVAQVASDFGAINGLVNNAGILRDGLTIKVKDGELSKMSLAQWQAVIDVNLTGVFLCTREVAAKMIELKNEGAIVNISSISRAGNMGQANYSAAKAGVAADTVVWAKELARYGIRVAGVAPGFIETDMVASMKPEALEKMTAGIPLKRLGKPLEIAHSVAYILENDYYTGRVLELDGGLRL; this is encoded by the coding sequence ATGCAATTGAAAGACAAGGTCATCATCATCACCGGTGGCTGCCAGGGCCTGGGCCGCGCCATGGGCGAGTACCTCTCCGGCAAGGGCGCGCGCGTCGCGCTGGTTGACCTCAATGCCGAAAAACTGGACGAAGCCGTGACTGCCTGCAAGGCCGCCGGCGGTGACGCCCGGGCCTATATCTGCAACGTCGCCAATGAAGAACAGGTTACCCACATGGTGGCCCAGGTCGCCAGCGACTTCGGCGCCATCAACGGCCTGGTCAACAACGCCGGTATCCTGCGCGACGGCCTGACCATCAAGGTCAAGGACGGCGAGCTGTCCAAGATGAGCCTGGCGCAATGGCAGGCGGTGATCGACGTCAACCTGACCGGCGTGTTCCTCTGCACCCGCGAAGTGGCGGCGAAGATGATCGAGCTGAAGAACGAAGGCGCGATCGTCAACATTTCCTCCATCTCCCGCGCCGGCAACATGGGCCAGGCCAACTACTCCGCGGCCAAGGCCGGCGTTGCCGCCGACACCGTGGTGTGGGCGAAGGAGCTGGCGCGCTACGGCATCCGCGTGGCGGGCGTGGCACCGGGCTTCATCGAGACCGACATGGTCGCCAGCATGAAGCCCGAGGCCCTGGAGAAAATGACCGCCGGCATCCCGCTCAAGCGCCTGGGCAAGCCGCTGGAGATCGCCCACTCTGTGGCCTACATCCTCGAGAACGACTACTACACCGGCCGCGTGCTGGAGCTGGACGGCGGCCTGCGCCTGTAA
- a CDS encoding HugZ family pyridoxamine 5'-phosphate oxidase: protein MSVKAAKHARELLLKEYRGVLSTHSKKWPGFPFGSVVPYCLDEAGRPLILISRIAQHTHNLQMDGKCSLLIGERGVDDIQAAGRLTLLAEALLIEDVDAIAGAAERYYRYFPGSQDYHIVHDFDFWVLEPVQWRFIGGFGDIHWLGANSVPLANPFVGETEKSMVEHMNSDHANAIAHYVELAGLPADKEPQLAGIDTEGFHLRIGQGLHWLPFPTPCGNAGAVRQALVQLAKADAWPGNEVIQA, encoded by the coding sequence TTGAGCGTGAAAGCTGCCAAGCATGCCCGAGAACTGCTGCTCAAGGAATACCGCGGCGTTCTCTCCACCCACTCGAAAAAGTGGCCCGGCTTCCCCTTCGGTTCCGTCGTGCCGTACTGCCTGGACGAGGCGGGCCGCCCGCTGATCCTGATCAGCCGCATCGCCCAGCACACCCATAACCTGCAGATGGACGGCAAGTGCTCGTTGCTCATCGGCGAGCGCGGCGTCGACGACATCCAGGCCGCCGGCCGCCTGACCCTGCTGGCCGAGGCGCTGCTGATCGAAGACGTCGACGCCATCGCCGGCGCCGCCGAGCGCTATTACCGCTACTTCCCCGGTTCGCAGGACTACCACATCGTCCACGACTTCGATTTCTGGGTGCTGGAGCCGGTGCAGTGGCGCTTCATCGGCGGTTTCGGCGATATCCACTGGCTGGGGGCGAACAGCGTGCCGCTGGCCAATCCCTTCGTCGGCGAGACGGAAAAAAGCATGGTCGAGCACATGAACAGCGACCACGCCAACGCCATTGCGCACTACGTCGAACTGGCCGGCCTGCCCGCCGACAAGGAACCGCAACTGGCGGGAATTGATACCGAAGGTTTCCACCTGCGCATCGGCCAGGGCCTGCATTGGCTGCCGTTCCCGACGCCGTGCGGCAATGCCGGCGCGGTGCGCCAGGCGCTGGTGCAGCTCGCCAAGGCGGACGCCTGGCCGGGCAACGAGGTGATCCAGGCCTAG
- a CDS encoding FxsA family protein, which translates to MRVPLFLILLFPLIELAVMIKVGSVIGVGWTLLLIIAGAFIGAAVLRVAGVATALRARERLNRGELPEQEMLEGLVIALGGGLLMLPGFISDAVGLLCLIPFTRRLMLGRVRQRMQEQAERRRAFADDPAAQQRGGPSVIEGEYQRREEDRDRLR; encoded by the coding sequence ATGCGAGTTCCCCTGTTCCTGATTCTGCTCTTCCCGCTGATCGAGCTGGCCGTGATGATCAAGGTCGGCAGCGTGATCGGCGTGGGCTGGACCCTGCTGCTGATCATCGCCGGCGCCTTCATCGGCGCGGCGGTGCTGCGTGTGGCCGGCGTCGCCACCGCACTGCGCGCCCGCGAGCGCCTCAACCGCGGCGAACTGCCCGAGCAGGAAATGCTCGAAGGCCTGGTCATCGCCCTGGGCGGTGGCTTGCTGATGCTGCCGGGCTTCATCAGCGATGCGGTCGGCCTGCTCTGCCTGATTCCCTTCACCCGCCGCTTGATGCTGGGCCGCGTGCGCCAGCGCATGCAGGAGCAGGCCGAGCGCCGCCGCGCCTTCGCCGACGATCCGGCCGCCCAGCAGCGTGGCGGCCCCAGCGTGATCGAAGGCGAGTACCAGCGCCGCGAGGAAGACCGCGACCGCCTGCGTTGA
- a CDS encoding co-chaperone GroES, with protein sequence MKLRPLHDRVVIRRSEEETKTAGGIVLPGSAAEKPNRGEVVAVGTGRVLDNGEVRALAVKVGDKVVFGPYSGSNAIKVDGEELLVMGESEILAVLED encoded by the coding sequence ATGAAGCTTCGTCCTCTGCATGATCGCGTCGTTATCCGTCGCAGCGAGGAAGAGACCAAGACCGCAGGCGGCATCGTGCTGCCGGGTTCTGCCGCCGAAAAACCGAACCGTGGCGAAGTGGTCGCCGTCGGCACCGGTCGCGTGCTGGACAACGGTGAAGTTCGCGCTCTGGCAGTGAAAGTGGGTGACAAGGTGGTCTTCGGCCCGTACTCGGGCAGCAACGCCATCAAGGTCGACGGTGAAGAGCTGCTGGTGATGGGCGAGTCCGAGATCCTCGCCGTCCTGGAAGACTGA
- the groL gene encoding chaperonin GroEL (60 kDa chaperone family; promotes refolding of misfolded polypeptides especially under stressful conditions; forms two stacked rings of heptamers to form a barrel-shaped 14mer; ends can be capped by GroES; misfolded proteins enter the barrel where they are refolded when GroES binds) — protein sequence MAAKEVKFGDSARKKMLVGVNVLADAVKATLGPKGRNVILDKSFGAPTITKDGVSVAKEIELKDKFENMGAQLVKDVASKANDAAGDGTTTATVLAQAIVNEGLKAVAAGMNPMDLKRGIDKATVAIVAQLKDLAKPCADTKAIAQVGTISANSDESIGNIIAEAMEKVGKEGVITVEEGSGLENELSVVEGMQFDRGYLSPYFINKPDTMVAELDGPLLLLVDKKISNIREMLPVLEAVAKAGRPLLIVAEDVEGEALATLVVNNMRGIVKVAAVKAPGFGDRRKAMLQDIAILTGGTVISEEVGLSLEGATLEHLGNAKRVVLSKENTTIIDGAGAQADIEARVLQIRKQVEETSSDYDREKLQERLAKLAGGVAVIKVGAATEVEMKEKKARVEDALHATRAAVEEGVVPGGGVALVRALQAIEGLKGDNEDQNVGIALLRRAVEAPLRQIVANSGDEPSVVVDKVKQGSGNFGYNAATGVYGDMIEMGILDPAKVTRSALQAAASIGGLMVTTEAMVAEVVDDKAAPAMPDMGGMGGMGGMM from the coding sequence ATGGCTGCTAAAGAAGTTAAGTTCGGCGATTCCGCCCGCAAGAAAATGCTGGTTGGCGTAAACGTCCTGGCCGACGCGGTTAAAGCGACCCTGGGCCCGAAAGGCCGTAACGTCATCCTGGACAAGAGCTTCGGCGCTCCGACCATCACCAAGGACGGCGTTTCCGTCGCCAAGGAAATCGAACTCAAAGACAAGTTCGAGAACATGGGCGCCCAGCTGGTGAAAGACGTTGCCTCCAAGGCCAACGACGCTGCCGGTGACGGCACCACCACCGCTACCGTTCTGGCCCAGGCCATCGTCAACGAAGGCCTGAAGGCCGTCGCTGCCGGCATGAACCCGATGGACCTCAAGCGCGGCATCGACAAGGCCACCGTGGCCATCGTTGCCCAGCTGAAGGACCTGGCCAAGCCGTGCGCCGACACCAAGGCCATCGCCCAGGTCGGCACCATCTCCGCCAACTCCGACGAATCCATCGGCAACATCATTGCCGAAGCCATGGAAAAAGTCGGTAAAGAAGGCGTGATCACCGTTGAAGAAGGCTCGGGCCTGGAAAACGAACTGTCCGTCGTAGAAGGCATGCAGTTCGACCGCGGCTACCTGTCCCCCTACTTCATCAACAAGCCGGACACCATGGTGGCCGAGCTCGACGGCCCGCTGCTGCTGCTGGTCGACAAGAAGATCTCCAACATCCGCGAAATGCTGCCGGTCCTGGAAGCCGTTGCCAAAGCTGGCCGTCCGCTGCTGATCGTGGCTGAAGACGTCGAAGGCGAAGCCCTGGCTACCCTGGTCGTCAACAACATGCGTGGCATCGTCAAGGTCGCGGCCGTCAAGGCTCCGGGCTTCGGCGACCGCCGCAAGGCCATGCTGCAGGACATCGCCATCCTGACCGGCGGCACCGTCATCTCCGAAGAAGTCGGTCTGAGCCTGGAAGGCGCCACCCTGGAGCACCTGGGTAACGCCAAGCGCGTGGTTCTGAGCAAAGAAAACACCACCATCATCGATGGCGCTGGCGCTCAAGCCGACATCGAAGCTCGCGTCCTGCAGATCCGCAAGCAGGTCGAAGAGACTTCCTCCGACTACGACCGTGAGAAGCTGCAAGAGCGCCTGGCCAAGCTGGCTGGCGGTGTTGCGGTGATCAAGGTTGGCGCTGCCACCGAAGTCGAGATGAAAGAGAAGAAAGCCCGCGTTGAAGACGCCCTGCACGCTACCCGCGCTGCTGTGGAAGAAGGCGTGGTGCCTGGCGGCGGCGTCGCCCTGGTCCGTGCTCTGCAAGCCATCGAAGGCCTGAAGGGCGACAACGAAGACCAGAACGTCGGTATCGCCCTGCTGCGTCGCGCTGTTGAAGCGCCGCTGCGCCAGATCGTTGCCAACTCCGGCGACGAGCCGAGCGTGGTGGTCGACAAGGTCAAGCAAGGTTCGGGCAACTTCGGCTACAACGCCGCTACCGGCGTGTACGGCGACATGATCGAGATGGGTATCCTCGATCCGGCCAAGGTCACCCGTTCGGCGCTGCAAGCTGCTGCTTCCATCGGCGGCCTGATGGTCACCACCGAAGCCATGGTTGCCGAAGTGGTCGACGACAAAGCCGCTCCGGCCATGCCGGACATGGGCGGCATGGGCGGCATGGGCGGCATGATGTAA
- the crcB gene encoding fluoride efflux transporter CrcB — protein MWKSILAVSLGAALGALLRWVLGLKLNTLLPSMPPGTVVANLVGGYIIGAAIAFFANSPGLAPEWRLLIITGFCGGLTTFSTFSAEVVVLLQQGRLAWAMGTIATHLAGSLLMTLAGLWSVQTLMGR, from the coding sequence ATGTGGAAATCCATTCTCGCCGTCTCCCTCGGAGCCGCCCTCGGTGCACTGCTGCGCTGGGTACTCGGGCTCAAGCTTAACACCCTCCTGCCATCCATGCCGCCGGGCACGGTGGTCGCCAACCTGGTCGGCGGCTACATCATCGGCGCGGCCATCGCCTTCTTCGCCAACTCGCCTGGCCTGGCGCCAGAATGGCGGTTGCTGATCATCACCGGCTTCTGTGGCGGCCTCACCACCTTCTCGACCTTCTCCGCGGAAGTCGTCGTGCTGCTGCAGCAGGGGCGGCTCGCCTGGGCGATGGGCACCATCGCCACGCATCTGGCCGGCTCCCTGCTGATGACCCTGGCCGGGCTCTGGTCGGTGCAGACGTTGATGGGGCGCTAG
- a CDS encoding response regulator transcription factor has protein sequence MRILLVEDNRDILANMADYLGLKGYTVDCAQDGLSGLHLAATSHYDLIVLDVMLPGLDGFTLCRRLREDARRDTPVIMLTARDQLDDRLQGFRSGADDYLLKPFALSELAARIEAVLRRSQGGGRRELQVADLSYNLDTLEVNRAGKPLKLNPIGLKLLAVLMQKSPHVVRRDVLEEAVWGDDCPDSDSLRSHVHQLRQVIDKPFASSLLHTVHGVGYKLAEEAHGV, from the coding sequence ATGCGCATTCTTTTGGTTGAAGACAATCGGGACATCCTGGCCAACATGGCCGACTACCTGGGGCTCAAGGGCTACACGGTGGACTGCGCCCAGGACGGCCTGTCCGGATTGCACCTGGCGGCGACGTCGCACTACGACCTGATCGTACTGGACGTGATGCTGCCCGGGCTGGACGGTTTCACCCTGTGCCGCCGCCTGCGCGAAGACGCGCGCCGCGACACCCCGGTGATCATGCTCACCGCCCGCGATCAGCTGGATGACCGCCTGCAAGGCTTCCGCTCCGGCGCCGACGATTACCTGCTCAAACCCTTCGCCCTGTCCGAGCTGGCCGCCCGCATCGAAGCCGTGCTGCGCCGCAGCCAGGGCGGCGGGCGCCGCGAGCTGCAGGTCGCCGACCTGAGCTACAACCTCGATACCCTCGAAGTGAACCGCGCCGGCAAACCCCTCAAGCTCAACCCCATCGGCCTCAAGCTGCTGGCCGTGCTGATGCAGAAGAGCCCGCACGTGGTGCGCCGCGACGTGCTCGAAGAAGCCGTATGGGGCGACGATTGCCCCGACAGCGACAGCCTGCGCAGCCACGTGCACCAGTTGCGCCAGGTGATCGACAAACCCTTCGCATCCTCCCTGCTGCACACGGTGCATGGCGTCGGCTACAAGCTGGCGGAGGAAGCGCATGGAGTATAA
- a CDS encoding sensor histidine kinase, which translates to MEYKQSLSRRIVFAFVLMTAAVGGLFSVGIVGVVHIVEERLISRDLGGELDRIINEDLGNGQAPKLDPGMRFFISDGVGVYAMPPALRRLDAGFHEVFDGELSFHALTRDIDGRRFVLLQDQSDFEAREQILYAAVVTGYVLSLALSGLLGWLLARKVMEPVSRLARQVRHRDQLLELAPPMSPDYANDEVGELAAAFDYAMGRLHDVLTREKLFTSDVSHELRTPLMVIATSCELLAEEPGLSARARAQLARMSGACEEMRDLVQTFLMLARAQRKDMAIVPQAGLRQIGDELVAQWRGPIEAKGLTLEYDAKQEMPGQFNGPFLRSVMSNLLRNAMHYTETGSIRLQLGPNGFWVEDTGAGIPEEQRERVFQPFVRGQNPRGEGLGLGLSLVKRICASEGWDVTLRPVEPHGCRFEVRLAVV; encoded by the coding sequence ATGGAGTATAAGCAGAGCCTTTCCCGACGGATTGTCTTTGCCTTCGTACTCATGACCGCCGCCGTTGGTGGCCTGTTTTCGGTGGGAATCGTCGGCGTCGTCCACATCGTCGAGGAGCGCCTGATCTCCCGCGACCTGGGCGGCGAGCTGGACCGCATCATCAATGAGGACCTGGGCAACGGCCAGGCACCCAAGCTCGACCCGGGCATGCGCTTCTTCATCAGTGATGGCGTCGGCGTCTACGCCATGCCGCCGGCGCTGCGCCGGCTGGATGCCGGGTTCCATGAAGTGTTCGACGGCGAGCTGTCGTTCCACGCACTGACGCGGGACATCGACGGTCGCCGTTTCGTCCTGCTGCAGGACCAGAGCGATTTCGAGGCCCGCGAGCAGATTCTGTATGCCGCCGTGGTCACGGGTTACGTGCTCAGCCTGGCCTTGTCCGGGCTGCTCGGCTGGCTGCTGGCGCGCAAGGTCATGGAGCCGGTGTCGCGTCTGGCGCGGCAGGTTCGCCACCGCGACCAGCTGCTGGAACTGGCGCCGCCCATGTCCCCGGACTACGCCAATGACGAAGTGGGTGAGCTGGCGGCCGCCTTCGATTACGCCATGGGGCGGCTGCATGACGTGCTGACCCGGGAAAAGCTGTTTACCAGCGACGTCAGCCATGAGCTGCGCACGCCGCTGATGGTGATCGCCACCAGCTGCGAATTGCTGGCGGAGGAACCGGGGCTCAGCGCCCGCGCCCGCGCCCAATTGGCGCGGATGAGCGGCGCCTGCGAGGAAATGCGCGATCTGGTGCAGACCTTCCTGATGCTGGCGCGGGCCCAGCGCAAGGACATGGCCATCGTGCCCCAGGCGGGGTTACGGCAGATCGGTGACGAGCTGGTGGCGCAGTGGCGGGGACCGATCGAGGCGAAAGGCCTGACGTTGGAATACGACGCGAAACAGGAGATGCCCGGACAATTCAACGGGCCTTTCCTGCGCTCGGTAATGAGCAATTTATTGCGCAATGCCATGCATTACACCGAAACCGGCAGCATCCGCTTACAACTTGGCCCGAACGGATTCTGGGTCGAAGACACCGGCGCCGGCATCCCCGAAGAGCAGCGCGAGCGCGTCTTCCAACCTTTTGTCCGCGGCCAGAACCCGCGTGGCGAGGGGCTTGGGCTGGGGCTGTCGCTGGTCAAGCGGATCTGCGCCTCCGAAGGCTGGGACGTCACCCTGCGTCCGGTCGAACCCCATGGCTGTCGCTTCGAAGTTCGCCTAGCCGTGGTTTGA
- a CDS encoding class I SAM-dependent methyltransferase, whose translation MTEKSVDLEFSQKYDRQHAERYLRKHQAGLSRKLSHWRDVQIGRQALKLAGQPNLVLDLPCGAGRFWPMLAEKENRVIIGADNSPDMIAVACAGQPNEVVKRVRPLQTSAFAIDLPDNAVDSIFSMRLMHHIGESDDRLTMLREFHRVTRDSVILSMWVDGNFKSWKRARAEATRKKHTYQNRFVIPAKTIEAEFRQAGFKVQDHIDFVPLIHMWRVYILRKE comes from the coding sequence ATGACTGAAAAATCCGTCGACCTGGAGTTCTCCCAAAAGTACGACCGGCAACACGCAGAGCGTTACCTGCGCAAGCACCAGGCCGGACTCTCCAGGAAACTTTCCCATTGGCGCGATGTCCAGATAGGCCGCCAGGCGCTCAAGCTGGCCGGGCAACCCAACCTGGTACTCGACCTGCCGTGCGGCGCCGGTCGCTTCTGGCCGATGCTGGCGGAAAAGGAGAACCGGGTGATCATCGGGGCGGACAATTCCCCCGACATGATCGCGGTGGCCTGTGCCGGTCAACCGAATGAGGTTGTAAAACGCGTCCGACCTTTGCAGACTTCCGCGTTTGCCATTGACCTTCCGGACAATGCCGTCGACAGCATCTTCTCGATGCGCCTGATGCACCACATCGGCGAATCGGATGACCGTTTGACGATGTTGCGCGAATTTCACCGCGTAACGCGCGATTCGGTGATCCTGTCGATGTGGGTCGATGGCAACTTCAAGTCCTGGAAACGTGCACGCGCCGAGGCAACTCGCAAGAAGCACACCTACCAGAACCGCTTCGTGATTCCTGCCAAGACCATCGAGGCGGAGTTCCGCCAGGCTGGTTTCAAGGTTCAGGATCACATTGATTTCGTCCCGCTTATCCATATGTGGCGGGTCTACATTCTGCGTAAGGAGTGA
- a CDS encoding lipopolysaccharide kinase InaA family protein: protein MAVDLASLQQISGENAIDRWLQVPGKWVEEPNRRRGGESGVQRVLTSDGRMLYRKQQMGHIYRDLLHPFGYPTAIRERNALKAAEALGVKVPTLVYAGCRKVDGEWQALLVTESLDGFTSLEDCYARGDQEKWGEALHQRILQQYGSTLAKLNAGRWQHGCLYLKHVFVKVDGEKIEVALIDMEKARQRFSAQRAARHDLRQVKRRSSWTEAQWQAFVYGYQAAFGSAIKGLQT from the coding sequence ATGGCCGTTGATCTGGCGTCGCTGCAGCAAATTTCCGGTGAGAACGCCATCGACCGTTGGCTCCAGGTGCCCGGCAAGTGGGTGGAAGAACCCAACCGTCGGCGCGGCGGCGAGAGTGGCGTGCAGCGAGTCCTGACCTCCGACGGCCGTATGCTCTATCGCAAGCAGCAGATGGGTCACATCTACCGTGACCTGCTGCACCCGTTCGGTTATCCCACGGCGATCCGCGAGCGCAACGCCCTCAAGGCGGCCGAAGCGCTGGGCGTTAAAGTGCCGACCCTGGTCTATGCCGGCTGCCGCAAGGTGGATGGCGAATGGCAGGCGCTGCTGGTCACCGAATCCCTCGACGGCTTCACCAGCCTGGAAGACTGCTACGCCCGTGGCGACCAGGAAAAGTGGGGCGAAGCCCTGCACCAAAGAATTCTGCAACAATACGGCAGTACCCTGGCAAAACTTAACGCCGGCCGCTGGCAGCACGGCTGCCTGTACCTCAAGCACGTGTTCGTGAAGGTGGACGGCGAGAAGATCGAAGTGGCCCTGATCGACATGGAAAAAGCCCGCCAGCGCTTCAGCGCCCAGCGTGCTGCCCGTCATGATCTTCGCCAGGTAAAACGCCGCTCGTCGTGGACAGAGGCGCAATGGCAGGCCTTTGTCTATGGTTACCAAGCGGCGTTTGGCAGCGCCATCAAAGGGTTGCAGACATGA
- the pncB gene encoding nicotinate phosphoribosyltransferase, translated as MSDSAFSRRIVQNLLDTDFYKLSMMQAVLHNYPNAEVEWEFRCRNEEDLRAYLDPLREQIERLAELSFAPQDLAFLERIPFFKPDFIRFLGLFRFNPCYVQLGVEDDELFLRLKGPWLHVILFEVPLLASISEVRNRHRHPGTTLTMVRERLQEKFDWLRQEASAEELAGFKMADFGTRRRFSYPVQEAVVRDLRDGFPGHFVGTSNVHLARELGVKPLGTMAHEWLMAHQQLGPRLIDSQAAALDAWVREYRGQLGIALTDCITMDAFLADFDLYFAKLFDGLRHDSGDPLEWAEKAIGHYERLGIDPRTKTLVFSDGLNLPRALEIYRALRERIDVSFGIGTHFTCDVPGVQPMNIVLKMTACNGHPVAKISDAPGKTQCKDENFLHYLKHVFKVPG; from the coding sequence ATGAGCGACAGCGCATTTTCCCGGCGGATCGTGCAGAACCTGCTGGATACCGATTTCTACAAGCTGAGCATGATGCAGGCGGTGCTGCACAACTACCCCAACGCGGAAGTGGAATGGGAGTTCCGCTGCCGCAACGAGGAAGACCTGCGCGCCTACCTGGACCCGCTGCGTGAGCAGATCGAGCGCCTGGCGGAGCTGTCCTTCGCACCGCAGGACCTGGCGTTCCTGGAACGCATTCCGTTCTTCAAGCCGGACTTCATCCGCTTCCTCGGCCTGTTCCGCTTCAATCCCTGCTACGTGCAACTGGGCGTGGAGGACGACGAACTGTTCCTGCGTCTCAAAGGCCCGTGGTTGCACGTGATTCTCTTCGAGGTGCCGCTGCTGGCGAGCATCAGCGAAGTGCGCAACCGCCACCGCCATCCGGGCACGACGCTGACGATGGTTCGCGAACGCCTGCAGGAGAAGTTCGACTGGCTGCGCCAGGAGGCCAGCGCCGAGGAACTGGCCGGCTTCAAGATGGCCGATTTCGGCACCCGCCGGCGCTTCTCCTATCCGGTACAGGAAGCGGTGGTGCGCGACCTGCGCGATGGCTTCCCCGGGCATTTCGTCGGCACCAGCAACGTGCACCTGGCCCGCGAACTGGGAGTGAAGCCGCTGGGCACCATGGCCCACGAGTGGCTGATGGCGCACCAGCAGCTCGGGCCGCGGCTGATCGACAGCCAGGCCGCCGCCCTGGACGCCTGGGTTCGCGAATACCGCGGCCAGTTGGGCATCGCCCTGACCGACTGCATCACCATGGACGCCTTCCTGGCCGACTTCGACCTGTATTTCGCCAAGCTCTTCGATGGCTTGCGCCATGACTCGGGAGACCCGCTGGAATGGGCGGAAAAGGCCATCGGGCACTACGAGCGCCTGGGCATCGACCCGCGGACCAAGACGCTGGTGTTCTCCGACGGTCTCAACCTGCCGCGCGCGCTGGAAATCTATCGCGCGCTGCGCGAGCGCATCGACGTCAGCTTCGGCATCGGCACCCACTTCACCTGCGATGTGCCGGGCGTGCAGCCGATGAACATCGTGCTGAAGATGACCGCCTGCAACGGTCACCCGGTGGCGAAGATTTCCGACGCGCCGGGCAAGACGCAATGCAAGGACGAGAACTTCCTGCACTACCTCAAGCACGTGTTCAAAGTACCGGGTTAG
- a CDS encoding DUF853 domain-containing protein — protein MSATNELIIGAGPDGQPVGQPWKLANRHGLIAGATGTGKTVTLQHLAESFSDAGIAVFAADIKGDLCGIAAAGNPQGKVAERIASMPWLNHTPKAYPVSIWDVAGKTGHPLRTTLTEMGPLLLSNLLELTESQQAALFAAFKVADREGLLLLDMKDLKALLNHFKDHPDILGEDRALFTAASSQALLRRLALLEQQGADDFFGEPALQLEDLLRPEADGRGRIHLLDASKLVHDAPKVYATFLLWLLAELFEQLPERGDADKPILALFFDEAHLMFNGTPKALQDRLEQVVRLIRSKGVGVYFVTQSPSDLPDDVLAQLGLRIQHGLRAFTAKEQKSLRAVADGFRPNPAFDTLKVLTELGIGEALVGTLEEKGTPAMVQRVAVAPPQSRIGPLTDAERADVIRRSPLAGRYDQPIDRESAYEKLTGRADDKMVPTEQKGTDFGGIAGEILGSLASQVSKTVVRQAANQIGRELVRGLMGALLGGSKRR, from the coding sequence ATGTCAGCCACGAACGAACTCATCATTGGCGCAGGGCCCGACGGCCAGCCGGTCGGCCAGCCCTGGAAGCTCGCCAACCGCCACGGCCTGATCGCCGGCGCCACCGGCACCGGCAAGACGGTGACCCTGCAACACCTGGCCGAGTCCTTCAGCGACGCCGGCATCGCGGTGTTCGCCGCAGACATCAAGGGCGACCTGTGCGGCATCGCCGCCGCCGGCAACCCGCAGGGCAAGGTGGCCGAGCGGATCGCCAGCATGCCCTGGCTGAACCACACGCCCAAGGCCTACCCGGTGAGCATCTGGGACGTCGCCGGCAAGACCGGCCACCCGCTGCGCACCACGCTGACGGAGATGGGCCCGCTGCTGCTGTCCAACCTGCTGGAGCTGACCGAGAGCCAGCAGGCGGCGTTGTTCGCCGCGTTCAAGGTGGCCGACCGCGAGGGCCTGCTGCTGCTGGACATGAAGGACCTCAAGGCGCTGCTCAACCACTTCAAGGACCATCCGGACATCCTCGGCGAGGACCGTGCGCTGTTCACCGCCGCGTCCTCCCAGGCCCTGCTGCGGCGCCTGGCGCTGCTGGAACAGCAAGGCGCGGACGACTTCTTCGGCGAGCCGGCGCTGCAACTGGAAGACCTGCTGCGCCCCGAGGCCGACGGCCGTGGCCGCATCCACCTGCTCGATGCCAGCAAGCTGGTGCACGACGCGCCGAAGGTCTACGCGACCTTCCTGCTCTGGCTGCTGGCCGAACTGTTCGAGCAACTGCCTGAGCGCGGTGACGCGGACAAGCCCATCCTCGCGCTGTTCTTCGACGAAGCGCACCTGATGTTCAACGGAACGCCCAAGGCCCTGCAGGATCGCCTGGAGCAGGTGGTGCGGCTGATCCGTTCCAAGGGCGTGGGGGTCTATTTCGTCACCCAGTCGCCCAGCGACCTGCCCGACGACGTACTGGCGCAGCTGGGCCTGCGCATCCAGCACGGCCTGCGCGCCTTCACCGCCAAGGAGCAGAAGTCCCTGCGCGCGGTGGCCGATGGTTTCCGCCCCAACCCGGCGTTCGATACGCTCAAGGTGCTCACCGAACTGGGCATCGGCGAAGCGCTGGTCGGCACGCTGGAAGAGAAGGGCACGCCGGCGATGGTCCAGCGCGTGGCGGTCGCGCCGCCGCAGTCGCGTATCGGCCCGCTGACCGATGCCGAGCGTGCCGACGTGATCCGCCGTTCGCCGTTGGCCGGCCGCTACGACCAGCCGATCGATCGCGAGTCCGCCTACGAGAAGCTGACCGGCCGCGCGGACGACAAGATGGTGCCAACCGAGCAGAAAGGAACCGATTTCGGCGGCATCGCCGGCGAGATTCTCGGCTCCCTGGCCAGCCAGGTGAGCAAGACCGTGGTGCGCCAGGCTGCCAACCAGATCGGCCGCGAGCTGGTGCGTGGGCTGATGGGAGCGCTGCTGGGCGGCAGCAAGCGGCGCTGA